Proteins encoded in a region of the Bacteroidales bacterium genome:
- the rplI gene encoding 50S ribosomal protein L9 → MEVILKQDIHNLGYKNDVVKVKEGYARNFLIPKNMATVATETNRKILAENMKQRAFKEEKIKKEAQKVAETLGSITLKIGAKAGTSGKIFGAVNALQIAEAIQKQFNVEIDRKKIHVDGESIKELGTYSAKVILHKEVKLDVKFEVVAE, encoded by the coding sequence ATGGAAGTTATTTTAAAACAAGATATACATAACCTCGGATATAAAAACGATGTGGTTAAGGTTAAAGAAGGATATGCTCGCAATTTCCTTATTCCTAAAAATATGGCTACAGTAGCTACTGAAACTAACCGGAAGATACTTGCCGAAAACATGAAGCAGAGAGCTTTTAAAGAAGAAAAAATTAAAAAAGAAGCTCAGAAAGTTGCTGAAACCCTCGGAAGCATTACTCTTAAAATTGGTGCTAAAGCAGGTACATCAGGTAAAATTTTTGGTGCTGTTAATGCTCTTCAAATTGCTGAAGCAATACAAAAACAATTTAATGTTGAAATTGACCGTAAAAAAATTCATGTTGACGGTGAATCAATAAAAGAACTTGGAACTTATTCAGCTAAAGTTATTCTTCATAAGGAAGTTAAACTTGATGTGAAATTTGAAGTGGTTGCTGAGTAA
- the rpsR gene encoding 30S ribosomal protein S18 produces the protein MAQQGSEIRYLTPINVDIKKKKYCRFKRSGIRYIDYKDADFLLKFINDQGKILPKRITGTSDKYQRKIAQAVKRARHIALLPFVGDMLK, from the coding sequence ATGGCACAACAAGGTTCAGAAATAAGATATTTAACACCCATTAATGTTGATATCAAAAAGAAAAAATATTGTCGTTTCAAAAGAAGCGGTATTAGATACATTGATTATAAAGATGCTGATTTTCTTCTGAAATTTATTAACGATCAGGGAAAAATATTACCTAAACGTATTACAGGAACATCTGATAAATACCAAAGAAAAATTGCTCAGGCAGTTAAAAGAGCTAGACACATTGCACTATTACCATTCGTTGGTGATATGTTAAAATAA
- the rpsF gene encoding 30S ribosomal protein S6 — MANQYETVFIMTPVLSEDQMKETVSKFQKLLAEKGAEIVYQHNWGLRKMAYPIQKKSTGFYYLIEFKAEGNTVRDLEINYKRDERILRFLTVKLDKYAIAYNEKKRTNEKEKAKPSKERAEA, encoded by the coding sequence ATGGCAAATCAATACGAAACCGTTTTCATAATGACTCCCGTTTTATCTGAAGACCAGATGAAGGAAACGGTAAGCAAGTTTCAGAAATTGCTTGCAGAAAAAGGTGCTGAGATAGTCTACCAGCACAACTGGGGATTGCGTAAAATGGCATATCCTATCCAGAAAAAATCAACTGGGTTTTATTACCTGATTGAGTTCAAAGCAGAAGGTAATACTGTGAGAGATCTCGAGATTAACTATAAACGCGATGAACGCATACTTCGTTTTTTAACGGTAAAACTCGACAAATATGCAATAGCATATAACGAAAAAAAACGTACTAACGAAAAAGAAAAAGCTAAGCCTTCTAAAGAAAGAGCAGAAGCGTAA